The following is a genomic window from Staphylococcus capitis subsp. capitis.
CTACTTACCTAAGCCGATGGTCATTAAAGATGGCGAGTTCTATAAGTATGATAATAACATTGAAAACTCAATTGGAAGAGTTAAACCATTCTATGGTAACTTTGGTATTTATTTAAGAGCCTATACGTATATTAGAACTATGGGTGCTGAAGGACTTAAAGAAGTTTCAGAGGCTGCTGTGCTGAATGCTAATTATATTAAAGCACGTCTAAAAGACCATTTTGAAATCCCATATGACCAATATTGTAAACATGAGTTTGTTTTGAGCGGAACGAAACAAAAACAATTTGGCGTCCGTACATTAGATATGGCAAAAAGACTTTTAGATTTTGGAGTTCATCCTCCAACTATTTATTTCCCACTTAATGTTGAAGAGGGAATGATGATCGAACCTACAGAAACTGAATCTAAAGAAACATTAGATCATTTTGTAGATTCACTAATACAAATTTCTAATGAAGCGCAAGATAATCCTGATGTAGTGCTTGAAGCACCGCACACAACCATTATAGATAGATTAGACGAAACAACTGCAGCACGTAAGCCAATTCTTAAATTCGAAGATTTAAAACAAGAAAAAACAATTGAACATTAATATTGAAAATTAATTATACTTAAAATAGTAAAGCTCAATGATGTTTAAGCTATAATACATCATTGAGCTTTTTTCCCTTATTAAGCTAAATAACTTATTTTTCAAAAGATTATCTTTAAAGCCTAAATATTATTTTTTACTGCAATAATAAATACCCTTAAAAAGTTATAATTCAAATTACAACATTTCAAGGGTGAAAATTACTAGGCGAAACGATATGGTCGTAAAATTATTTCTTAGATTTAATTTTACCTGTCCATTTTTTATATCCGCCTTTAAGCATGTATAAATCTTTATAGCCATTTTTTCTTAATATACGAGCAGCACGATAACTCGCTATTCCATTAGCATCACACAAATAAATTGGTTGGTCTTTTCTTAAACCTTGGTAACGTTGTTTAAAAGTTGTGATTGGAATGTTACGCGCACCATTAATATGACCATAATCATAATCCACTTTTTCTCGAACATCTATAACTTGAGCTTTTCTCAAGCCTTTGTGGAATTCATTTTGGTCTAATTCTTTAACAGCTCGTTTATTAAGAATTTGTTGGATGACCATATACGCAATGATAATCACGATGATTCCAATTGCAATGTACAAAGAGATACCCATCTTGCATCCTCCCTAATTAATCGATATTATAATTATAAGACTGTTAGGACAATTTATCAAAATATTTTTTCGGGTTAGTTTATGTTTAAATCATATAAACTAGATATATACAAATATACTTAATAGTTAAGTCTTTAAACATTTTGTTAGGGGTTTTTTTATGACTGAAACTTGGAACTTTATTAATACAGGAAGTCAAGATCCATACTATAATATGGCTATGGATGAAGCATTACTTAATTTTGTTTCTAGAGGAGAGATTGATCCTGTTATAAGATTTTATACTTGGAATCCTGCGACACTTTCCATTGGATATTTTCAAAGATTACAAAAAGAAATAGATATTGAAAAGGTTAATGAAAAAGGATTCGGTTTAGTTCGACGTCAAACAGGGGGGAGAGGCGTCTTACATGATAAAGAATTAACTTATAGCGTGATAGTTCCTGAGTCCCATCCAAATATGCCTTCAACAATTACAGAAGCCTATAGAGTGATTTCTCAAGGTTTATTAGAAGGGTTTAAAAATTTAGGGTTTGAGACATACTTTGCCGTTCCTCGTTCAAAGGAAGAGCGAGAAAAGTTAAAACAACCTAGAAGTTCAGTATGTTTTGATGCTCCGAGTTGGTATGAATTAGTCGTTGAAGGTAGAAAAATAGCAGGAAGTGCTCAAACAAGACAAAAAGGCGTCATTTTACAACATGGTTCAATTTTACAAGATATTGATATTGATGAACTATTTGATATGTTTATTTTCAAAAATGATAGACTTAAAGCTAAAATGAAGGAAGCTTTCGTTGAAAAAGCAGTGGCAATTAATGACATTTCTGACACTCATATTACTTTAAGTGAAATGGAAAAAGCCTTTGAAGAAGGGTTCAAGACTGGATTAAATATTGAGTTCAAACCTTTAGAATTATCAGAACAACAGCTTGCTGAGGTAAAAGAACTTGAAGAAAAATATCGTTCTGACGATTGGATGTTTCGTAAATAATATAAAAATAGCATTGAAGTCAAGTTTAATTCGCATACTTCAATGCTATTTTTGTTTAATGCTTTCTATTTTTTCGTTTGTACTTTCGAGCAGCTCTCTTATACTTCCTTTGATCTTCAGTTAAGAAAAAGAAATAATAAATGAGATAAATGATTAAAGCTACTACTGCAAAACTTATTAAAGTCTTAATTATTGAAAAAAGAAATTCATCTAAATTCATTATTAATCCAAAAGCAGCAATAGCCAATATAATATAAAAGATGATATAACGCATCTAAAAACTCCTATTAACTTCTAATATTTGAACTTACGGTAGTAAGTTTTTGTTGACCTTTTTTAATTTGTTTAGAGTCTTTTGATTGATAGCCGTTTCTAATTTTATTCATCGCACCTGATAAATCTTTATCAAATTTGCTAATCTCTTTTCTTTTCTGTTTATCTTCTTCAGAATTAGAATCATTGTCAACCGAACTTTTATAAGTTGAAAAAGCTTCATTAATTTTATTCGTAATTTTATCTAACTTATCTTGAATATCTTTTTTACCTTTGTTCTTTGTAACATCTGCCTCTATATTTTTATAATCTCCTATAGCCTCAGCTACTTTATCATAATAATTGGACGATGCTTTTAAATTTTTGATTTTCAATTTGTTAGAGGATGTCTTTTTACTATTTTCTTTATCTTGTTTTAATCCAGCAATTTTTGATTTTTGGTTACTTATATCTTGATTAAGTTGCTGTATATCTAACTTAAGTTGGTGATTATCATCTCGTAATTTAGTAGTCTTATCCTCTAATGGAGCCAAGTTTTGACTTCCACAACCTGCTAACAAACAAGATGCTCCTAGCACTAATATAAATTTTTTCATTGTATTCTCCCTAAACCAAAAACTATTATAATCGTTATTAATTATGCTATCATTTTAATGTATAAAATAAAAATGTACAAACGTTATCATAGGAGTGATGCAAATGAATAAATTAAAACAAGTTCATGAAATCTTGGAACATAAACGTTTGGATGCACTTATTGTTCTATCTGATTTTAATCGAAGATATCTTTCAGGATTCACGGGAACAAGTGGCGCTTTGATAATAACCCCTGATAAAAATTATCTTGTAACTGATTTTAGATATATTGAACAAGCTACTAATCAAGCAACTGAATTTGAAATTATTAATCGTCAAAGTGGGTTAATTTCAGAAATAAAACAAATATTAGAAAGTAAAAAGTTAACGAATGTTGGTTTTGAAGGACATTTAATTAGTTATGATACATATGTTGAACTCAATAAAGGTATAATTACTTTGATTAGTATTAGGGATGCTATTGATAAGATAAGAGAAGTTAAAAATAAAGAAGAAATTCAACTTATAAAAAAAGCAGCAGAAATTGTAGATAAAACATATGAATATATTTTATCAATAGCAAAAGTGGGTATGAGTGAAAGAGAAATCAAAGCGCGCCTAGAAAGCAAAATGTTAGAATTAGGTGCCGATGGTCCATCTTTTGATACAATTGTAGCATCAGGTTATAGAGGCGCATTACCTCACGGGGTAGCTAGTGACAAACGCATCGAAAAAGGTGATATGATTACTTTAGATTTTGGAGCGTACTATCGTGGTTATTGTTCCGATATAACGCGTACTTTCGCTATAGGTGAACCTGATCCAAAGATGAAAGAAATATATGAAATCGTGCTACAATCTCAAATTAAGGCAATCGAAGAAATAAAACCTGGTATGACTGTTCAACAAGCTGACGCTTTATCAAGAGATTATATCGAGTCTCATGGTTATGGAAAGGAATTTGGTCATTCTCTTGGACATGGTATAGGTTTAGATATTCATGAAGGACCATTGCTATCTAAGAATAGCGAAGGTGAATTGAAAGTTAATAATTGTGTAACAATTGAACCAGGTATATATGTCGATGGACTTGGTGGCATTAGAATAGAAGACGATATATTAATCACAGAAAATGGCTGTGATGTCTTTACTAAATGCACAAAAGACCTTATTATTTTAGAGTAAGCGCGTATAATTGAGGAGGAGACTGAATGATTTCAGTAAATGATTTTAAAACAGGCTTAACAATTTCTGTAGATAATGGAATTTGGAAAGTTATTGATTTCCAACACGTAAAACCAGGAAAAGGTTCTGCATTTGTTCGTTCTAAATTAAGAAACTTAAGAACAGGTGCTATCCAAGAAAAAACATTCCGAGCAGGAGAGAAAGTTGAACAGGCGATGATTGAAAACCGTCGCATGCAATATTTATATGCTGATGGAGATAATCATATTTTCATGGATAATGAAACTTTCGATCAAATCGAATTACCTGGTGATTATTTAAAAGATGAATTAAACTATTTAAAAGCAAATATGGAAGTTCAAGTTCAATCATATGAAGGAGAAATTATTGGAGTTGAATTACCTAAAACAGTTGAATTAGAAGTAACTGAAACTGAACCAGGTATTAAAGGTGATACAGCAACAGGCGCAACAAAATCTGCTACTGTAGAAACTGGATATACTTTAAACGTGCCTTTATTCGTTAATGAAGGAGATATTTTAGTAATTAATACTGGCGACGGAAGTTACATTTCTAGAGGCTAGACAAATTATACTTATTAACTATCCCCCCTTAAAGTGTACATTGAAATTGGTGTGCATTCTTAAGGGGGGTAATATTTTTTGGACTTTTACTTCAATAAAAGTAACATAAAATCAAAATTTATCCACCACTGAACATTTTAATTCATGTAGTAGTTTAATTTAACTTAGAATTATTAATCTGAACCACTATTTACCCAACCTCAGAATCATTTTGATAAGCAATCAAACGTCTTCGCATCATTATGCTACAAAACTTACTGGGAAATATAATGGCATCTATATTTGAGTATATTTCTTGATTTAATTAATAATCATTACTAAACCCGTTTGTTGCAATTTTTGTTTTTTAAATTATTAGTTACTAAGCCTGTTATCTATGTTTCATCATATGAACATGCTTGAATTGAGTGAATGACTCAAGTAAAATAGACGGGTAGATGAAAACAAACCTAAGGAGTCAGTACGAAATGAACTTTAAAGAAATAAAAGAATTAATTGAAATTCTTGATCAATCTAATTTAACTGAAATTAACATTGAGGATAACAAAGGTAGCGTTGTTAATCTAAAAAAAGAGAAAGAAACTGAAATCATTACACCTCAAGTAGCTCAACAACCTGCACAACAGATTTCTCAACCACAAGCAGCGCCACAACCTCAATCAACTACTCAATCAGGGGAAGAAACTCAAGAATCTGCTAGTGATAATTATGAAACGATTAATGCGCCAATGGTTGGTACATTTTATAAATCACCTTCGCCAGAGGAAGATGCTTATGTTCAAGTAGGGGATAAAGTTTCAAACGACACAACTGTATGTATTCTTGAAGCAATGAAATTATTTAATGAGATTCAAGCTGAAACATCAGGTGAGATCGTGGAAATCTTAGTAGAAGACGGACAAATGGTAGAGTATGGCCAGCCGTTATTTAAGGTGAAATAATGAATAAGATATTAATCGCAAACCGTGGGGAGATAGCTGTTAGAATAATCAGAGCTGCTCACGATTTAGGTATCCAAACAGTAGCTATTTATTCTGAAGGGGACAAAGATGCATTACATACTCAAATTGCTGATGAAGCATATTGCGTCGGTCCAACTTTATCTAAGGACTCTTATTTGAACATACCTAATATATTATCTATTGCGACTTCTACTGGATGTGACGGAGTACATCCTGGTTATGGATTTTTAGCTGAAAATGGCGACTTTGCAGAATTATGTGAAGCATGTCAACTTAAATTCATTGGTCCAAGTTATGAATCTATTCAAAAAATGGGAATTAAAGACGTAGCTAAAGCAGAAATGATTAAAGCTAATGTACCTGTCGTACCTGGTAGTGAAGGACTTATCCAAAGTATCGATGATGCTAAGAAAGTAGCTAAAAAAATTGGTTATCCTGTAATAATTAAAGCTACTGCAGGTGGTGGCGGAAAAGGTATTCGTGTTGCACGTGACGAGAAAGAGCTTGAAACAGGAATTCGTATGACTCAACAAGAAGCAGAAACTGCCTTTGGTAACGGTGGTTTATACCTAGAGAAGTTTATCGAGAACTTTAGACATATTGAGATTCAAATTGTCGGAGATAGTTATGGTAATGTCATACATTTAGGTGAGCGTGATTGTACGATTCAACGTAGAATGCAAAAATTAGTTGAGGAAGCACCTTCTCCCATTTTAAGTGAGGAAAAACGTCAAGAAATGGGAAATGCGGCTGTTAGAGCAGCTAAAGCAGTTAACTATGAGAACGCTGGTACGATAGAATTCATTTACGATCTTGATGATGATAATTTCTATTTCATGGAAATGAACACTCGTATTCAAGTAGAACATCCTGTTACTGAAATGGTCACTGGTGTGGATTTAGTTAAATTACAGCTTAAAGTAGCTATGGGTGAAGCTTTACCATTCAAACAAGAGGATATTTCAATTAATGGCCATGCTATAGAATTCCGTATAAATGCTGAGAATCCATATAAAGACTTTATGCCTTCACCAGGTAAGATTACTCAATATTTAGCACCAGGCGGTTTTGGAGTGAGAATAGAATCAGCATGTTATACTAACTATACAATCCCTCCATATTATGATTCTATGGTAGCTAAACTTATTGTACATGAACCTACTAGGGATGAAGCCATTATGACTGGTATTCGTTCACTAAGTGAGTATCTTGTATTAGGAATAGATACTACTATTCCGTTCCACCTTAGACTACTAAATAATGAAATCTTTAGAAGTGGTGAATTTAATACAAAATTCTTAGAAAAATACAATATCATGGATGACGATCAATAGGAGGTTATCGGATGGTCAATGTAGCAGATTATTCTCAATCGAATTTAGGTAAAATTGAAATTGCGCCAGAAGTTTTATCTGTTATTGCTAGTATTGCCACGTCAGAAATCGATGGAATCACAGGCCATTTTGCTGAATTAAGCAAGACGAATTTAGAGAAAATTAGTCGAAAAAACCTCTATAGAGATGTGAAAATTGAGGCTAAAGATGATGGTATATACATTGATATTTATTGTGCTTTAAAGCACGGAGTAAATATTTCTAAAACAGCCAATAATATTCAATCTGCAATTTTTAATTCAATAACAACTATGACAGCAATTGAACCAAAACAAATTAACATTCATATTACACAAATTGTAGTGGAAAAATAAATAGTACAAAGTAGAGGTATTATAGAGGTAGCATTTATTAAAATTCTAATTCAAAATAAAGCGTCTCTTATAAATGTAGTACACTCTATGATATTCCTACTGGTTAGACTGATTTGAATTGAAAAAAATTAAAAAATTTTTAATTCAGTCATTTTCACCAATATGCTAATTATGGCTGAGACAATGTTTTATGTTTCAGCCTCATTAATTATATAAATACGTTTGAAGGAGTAAAATATGAGTCGTAAAGAATCAAGAATTCAAGCTTTTCAAACTTTATTTCAATTAGAAATGAAAGAATCTGATTTAAGTATCACTGAAGCAATCAACTTTATAAAAGATGATTATCCAGATTTAGACTTTGATTTTATTAACTGGTTAGTTACAGGAGTAAAAGATCATGAAGCTGTATTAGATGAGAAGTTTAAACCATATTTAAAAGATTGGTCAATTGAACGTTTACTAAAATCTGACCGTATTATCTTAAGAATGGCTACATTTGAAATGTTACACAGTGACACTCCTGAAAAAGTTATCATCAATGAAGCTGTTGAACTTACTAAACAATTTAGTGATGATGGTCATTATAAATTTATTAATGGTGTTTTAAGTAATATAAATAATTAAAATGAGTGATATGTATGACTGAATATTTAAGTGTTACTACTTTAACTAAATACATTAAATATAAATTTGATCAAGATCCTCATTTGCAATCTGTTTTAATAAAGGGAGAATTATCAAACTTTAAGAAACATTCAAGCGGACACTTATACTTTAACGTTAAAGATAAAGAGAGTGTGATTAGCGCTATGATGTTTAAAGGTAATGCTTCTAAATTAGGCTTTGAACCTAAAGAAGGTGATGAAGTTCTACTCGAAGCTCGTGTCTCCGTTTATGAAAGAAGGGGCAACTATCAAATTTATGTAAATAAGATGCAACTTGACGGAATTGGAAATTTATATCAAAAGTTAGAAGAACTTAAGAAGAAACTTACAAAAGAAGGTTATTTCGATAGCAGCGTTAAGAAACCTATACCCAAATTCCCCAAAAGAATTGCGGTCCTAACAGCTAGTACTGGTGCTGCAATTAGAGATATTCATTCAACAATTAACAGTCGATATCCTTTAGTTGAACAGATACACATCAGTACATTGGTACAAGGTACGCAAGCAAAACAAGATATTATAGAGAAAATTGAACATGCTGACACACTTGATGTAGACACCATTATAGTTGGGCGTGGTGGTGGTTCTATTGAAGATTTATGGAACTTTAATGAGGAAGAAGTAGTTAAAGCAATATATAGTTGTAATACACCAATTATTTCAGCTGTGGGACACGAAACTGACTTTACTTTAAGTGATTTTGTAGCTGATGTTAGAGCAGCTACTCCTACACAAGCTGCTGTAATCGCAACACCCGACCAATATGAATTAATGCAACAAATTAAACAATATCAATTTTCATTAACTAGGTTTATTAAACAATATGTCGAACAACAGAAGAAACAATTAAGTCATCTAAATTCTTATTATAAATTTAAGCAACCTTCACTGTTGTATGATCAACAAATTCAAAAGCGTGATGACCTTGAAAAACAACTTAAGCAATTGATGTCGACATATCTTGAAAAGCATACTCAAAACCTCAAGCTATTGAAACAACATTTCAATTTAAAAACACTCAATAACAACATTTCTCAAGATAAAATGCATGTGTCCCAATATCGTGAACGTATGACTCAAGCAATAACAAATGAATTATCAAAATTACAAACAGATTTAAAAAATAAAATTGAAAATCTAAATAATTTGAGTCCTACTAATACAATGTTACGTGGCTATGCAATTGTAAATAAGGATGATAAAGTAGTTACAAGTACACATGATATTACTGAGAATGATACAATCACTTTAACAATGAAAGATGGCAACGTTGATGCTACTGTAAAGAAAGTAAGGTGTAATGATGAGTAAAGAAAAGCAAAGCTTTGAAGAAATGATGCAAGAACTAGAAAATATAGTTCAAAAATTAGATAATGAAACAATTTCATTAGAGGAATCACTAGACTTATATCAAAGAGGAATGAAATTATCAACTGCTTGTGATACAACTTTAAAAGATGCAGAGAAGAAAGTAAACAAATTAATGCAAGAAGAAGCTGAGGAACAAGAAAATGAAGAAGCTAACAATGAGTAATTTAATCGAAGAAGTTAATACTAATCTTAAGCAGGCAATTCCCGAATCTCATCTAAATACCGATTTAGAAGAGAGCATGATGTACTCACTTCAGGCCGGCGGAAAAAGAATTCGACCTGTATTATTATTACTTACATTAAATATGCTAAATGAAGATTATCATAAAGGACTTCAAAGTGCTTTAGCTTTAGAAATGATTCATACATACTCACTCATTCATGACGATTTACCTGCAATGGATGATGACGATTACCGTCGCGGTAAACTAACTAATCACAAAGTCTATGGTGAATGGAAAGCAATATTAGCTGGAGATGCACTTTTAACAAAGGCATTTGAATTAGTCTCAAATGACGATTTAATTGAAGATAATGTTAAAGTAAAAGTTTTACAACGATTATCTAAAGCAAGCGGACATATCGGTATGGTTGGCGGACAAACATTAGATATGCAAAGCGAAAATCAAACAGTTGATTTAAAAACTTTAGAGTCTATTCATAAAGCGAAGACAGGTGCTCTTCTTACTTTTGCAGTAATGGCTGCTGTAGATATTGCACAAGTAGATCAGAAGACGTCTCACAATCTAAATGAATTCAGCGAACATTTAGGACTTATGTTTCAGATTAAAGACGATTTATTAGATGTTTATGGCGATGAGAAAAAAATAGGTAAAGCGGTAGGTAGTGATGAATCGAATAATAAAAGTACTTATGTTTCCTTATTTGGTAAAGAGGGTGCTGAAGACAAACTGGAATATCATAAGAATCAAGCTTTGAAATGTCTGAATAATATATCTTCACAATATCAAACTTCAGAATTAATAAAAATTGTTGATTTATTTTACAATAGAGATCATTAAATTTAATAAAGATATTTAGATTTTAATTTATAGCCTATAAATGGATGAGTTCTAGTTCATTTATAGGCTAAATTTTAGATTTGTTTTAGCTATTACATTTTCATTTTGAAATCTTAGATACAAATCCTTATTATTTGATATTTATTTTGTTTTCCATATACAAAAAATATTCATTCGCTAATTTTTATTCAATTAATTAATTTATCATGTTAAAGTTTGGATTTTTATAATAAATGCCTTTATCATGCCAAAGATAAAAAATAATAATGTTAAAGTTAAATAGTGTTTAGTAGTAGTTACGAGTCGCTTGTGTTAAAATCATTGTATAAATATTCGTAACTAGAGGTGTTTATTGTGCCAAAAAAATCAGTTAGACATATAAAAATTAGAGAAATTATTTCGAACGAACAAATAGAGACACAAGATGAATTGGTAAAACGATTAAATGAATATGATTTAAACGTGACACAAGCAACAGTTTCAAGAGATATAAAAGAATTACAATTAATTAAAGTTCCCGCACCTTCAGGTCAATATGTTTATAGTTTACCGAATGATAGAAAATATCATCCTTTAGAAAAATTAGGACGATATTTAATGGATTCTTTTGTAAATATAGAGGGAACTGAAAACTTACTTGTACTTAAAACACTTCCAGGTAACGCACAATCAATTGGAGCGATACTTGATCAAATTGATTGGGATGAAGTACTTGGTACCATTTGTGGCGATGATACATGTCTACTTATTTGTAGAAATGAAGAAGCAAGTGAAGAGATAAAAACTAGAATTTTTAATTTATTATAAGGATGCGATGAATTTATGTTACAAACCTTATCAATAAAACAGTTTGCTATCATTGATAAACTTGAAATACAATTTTCAGATGGATTAACAGTCCTAAGTGGCGAAACAGGCTCAGGTAAATCTATCATCATTGATGCAATTGGACAGCTAATAGGAATGCGCGCTTCTTCTGATTATGTGCGTCATGGCGAGAAAAAAGCTATCATTGAAGGTATATTCGATATAGATGAAAGCAAAGATGCAATATCTATTCTAGAAGATTTATCCATTGATATTGATGAAGACTTTTTATTAGTTAAGAGAGAAATCTTTAGTTCTGGTAAAAGCATTTGTCGTATCAATAATCAAATTGTCACACTTCAAGATTTAAGAAAAGTGATGCAAGAATTATTAGATATTCATGGCCAACATGAAACTCAATCATTACTCAAGCAAAAATATCATCTTCAATTACTCGATGATTATGCAGAAAATCAATATTCAGATTTGCTACAACAATATAAAAATGTTTTCAATCAATATAAAGATAAAAGAAAAGAATTAGAAGATTTGGAATCAGCCGATCAAGCATTGCTACAGCGTCTTGATTTAATGAAATTTCAATTCGAAGAACTTACAGAAGCTTCTTTAAAAGAAGATGAAGTAGAACAACTAGAAGTTGATATTAAACGTATTCAGAATTCTGAAAAATTGAGCCTAGCATTGAATAATGCGCATCAAGTACTAACAGATGAGAATGCTATTCCGGATCGATTATACGAATTAAGTAATCATCTTCAATCTATCAATGATATTGTTCCTGAAAAATACGAAAAATTGAAAGAAGATATTGACCAATTCTACTATGTTCTTGAAGACGCAAAACATGATATATATGATGAAATGGCAAACACCGAATTTGATGAACAAGTATTAAATGAACTTGAATCAAGGATGAATCTTTTAAATAACCTAAAACGCAAATATGGAAAAGATGTTCCTGAACTCATTGCTTATCAAAGTAAGTTAGAGAATGAGATTAATAAAATTGAAAACTATGAACAAAGTTCATCACAATTAAGAGAAGAAATTAACCAACTCTATCAAGAAGTAATTGATATAGGTAAAGCATTATCAAAAGAACGGCGACGCGTCGCTAGGGAATTACGTGACCATATTGTTTCTGAAATTCAAAATTTACAAATGAAAGATGCAAATTTAGAAATATCTTTCAAACCTCTTGATGAACCTAACTACGAAGGAATCGAATTTGTAGAATTTTTAATTAGCCCTAATAAAGGAGAGCCTTTAAAAAGCTTGAATAAAATTGCTTCAGGAGGAGAATTATCTCGAATAATGCTTGCATTGAAAAGCATATTTGTTAAATCACGTGGCCAAACAGCAATTCTATTTGATGAAGTGGATTCAGGTGTTTCTGGACAAGCAGCACAGAAAATGGCTGAAAAAATGAGAGACATAGCTCAATTCATACAAGTCATATGTATTTCTCATTTACCTCAAGTTGCTTCAATGAGTGATCATCATCTTCTAATAAGTAAAGCCTCACAAGATGACAGGACAACTACTCAAGTTAAAGAGTTATTAGATGACGATAGAATTAACGAGGTAGCGCGAATGATTTCCGGAGCTAGTGTTACTGATTTAACAAGAGAAAACGCTAAAGAAATGATTGCTCAAA
Proteins encoded in this region:
- a CDS encoding rhodanese-like domain-containing protein → MGISLYIAIGIIVIIIAYMVIQQILNKRAVKELDQNEFHKGLRKAQVIDVREKVDYDYGHINGARNIPITTFKQRYQGLRKDQPIYLCDANGIASYRAARILRKNGYKDLYMLKGGYKKWTGKIKSKK
- a CDS encoding biotin/lipoate A/B protein ligase family protein, whose protein sequence is MTETWNFINTGSQDPYYNMAMDEALLNFVSRGEIDPVIRFYTWNPATLSIGYFQRLQKEIDIEKVNEKGFGLVRRQTGGRGVLHDKELTYSVIVPESHPNMPSTITEAYRVISQGLLEGFKNLGFETYFAVPRSKEEREKLKQPRSSVCFDAPSWYELVVEGRKIAGSAQTRQKGVILQHGSILQDIDIDELFDMFIFKNDRLKAKMKEAFVEKAVAINDISDTHITLSEMEKAFEEGFKTGLNIEFKPLELSEQQLAEVKELEEKYRSDDWMFRK
- a CDS encoding SA1362 family protein, which codes for MRYIIFYIILAIAAFGLIMNLDEFLFSIIKTLISFAVVALIIYLIYYFFFLTEDQRKYKRAARKYKRKNRKH
- a CDS encoding Xaa-Pro peptidase family protein, encoding MNKLKQVHEILEHKRLDALIVLSDFNRRYLSGFTGTSGALIITPDKNYLVTDFRYIEQATNQATEFEIINRQSGLISEIKQILESKKLTNVGFEGHLISYDTYVELNKGIITLISIRDAIDKIREVKNKEEIQLIKKAAEIVDKTYEYILSIAKVGMSEREIKARLESKMLELGADGPSFDTIVASGYRGALPHGVASDKRIEKGDMITLDFGAYYRGYCSDITRTFAIGEPDPKMKEIYEIVLQSQIKAIEEIKPGMTVQQADALSRDYIESHGYGKEFGHSLGHGIGLDIHEGPLLSKNSEGELKVNNCVTIEPGIYVDGLGGIRIEDDILITENGCDVFTKCTKDLIILE
- the efp gene encoding elongation factor P; this translates as MISVNDFKTGLTISVDNGIWKVIDFQHVKPGKGSAFVRSKLRNLRTGAIQEKTFRAGEKVEQAMIENRRMQYLYADGDNHIFMDNETFDQIELPGDYLKDELNYLKANMEVQVQSYEGEIIGVELPKTVELEVTETEPGIKGDTATGATKSATVETGYTLNVPLFVNEGDILVINTGDGSYISRG
- the accB gene encoding acetyl-CoA carboxylase biotin carboxyl carrier protein, whose protein sequence is MNFKEIKELIEILDQSNLTEINIEDNKGSVVNLKKEKETEIITPQVAQQPAQQISQPQAAPQPQSTTQSGEETQESASDNYETINAPMVGTFYKSPSPEEDAYVQVGDKVSNDTTVCILEAMKLFNEIQAETSGEIVEILVEDGQMVEYGQPLFKVK
- the accC gene encoding acetyl-CoA carboxylase biotin carboxylase subunit codes for the protein MNKILIANRGEIAVRIIRAAHDLGIQTVAIYSEGDKDALHTQIADEAYCVGPTLSKDSYLNIPNILSIATSTGCDGVHPGYGFLAENGDFAELCEACQLKFIGPSYESIQKMGIKDVAKAEMIKANVPVVPGSEGLIQSIDDAKKVAKKIGYPVIIKATAGGGGKGIRVARDEKELETGIRMTQQEAETAFGNGGLYLEKFIENFRHIEIQIVGDSYGNVIHLGERDCTIQRRMQKLVEEAPSPILSEEKRQEMGNAAVRAAKAVNYENAGTIEFIYDLDDDNFYFMEMNTRIQVEHPVTEMVTGVDLVKLQLKVAMGEALPFKQEDISINGHAIEFRINAENPYKDFMPSPGKITQYLAPGGFGVRIESACYTNYTIPPYYDSMVAKLIVHEPTRDEAIMTGIRSLSEYLVLGIDTTIPFHLRLLNNEIFRSGEFNTKFLEKYNIMDDDQ
- a CDS encoding Asp23/Gls24 family envelope stress response protein — encoded protein: MVNVADYSQSNLGKIEIAPEVLSVIASIATSEIDGITGHFAELSKTNLEKISRKNLYRDVKIEAKDDGIYIDIYCALKHGVNISKTANNIQSAIFNSITTMTAIEPKQINIHITQIVVEK
- the nusB gene encoding transcription antitermination factor NusB, whose translation is MSRKESRIQAFQTLFQLEMKESDLSITEAINFIKDDYPDLDFDFINWLVTGVKDHEAVLDEKFKPYLKDWSIERLLKSDRIILRMATFEMLHSDTPEKVIINEAVELTKQFSDDGHYKFINGVLSNINN
- the xseA gene encoding exodeoxyribonuclease VII large subunit; amino-acid sequence: MTEYLSVTTLTKYIKYKFDQDPHLQSVLIKGELSNFKKHSSGHLYFNVKDKESVISAMMFKGNASKLGFEPKEGDEVLLEARVSVYERRGNYQIYVNKMQLDGIGNLYQKLEELKKKLTKEGYFDSSVKKPIPKFPKRIAVLTASTGAAIRDIHSTINSRYPLVEQIHISTLVQGTQAKQDIIEKIEHADTLDVDTIIVGRGGGSIEDLWNFNEEEVVKAIYSCNTPIISAVGHETDFTLSDFVADVRAATPTQAAVIATPDQYELMQQIKQYQFSLTRFIKQYVEQQKKQLSHLNSYYKFKQPSLLYDQQIQKRDDLEKQLKQLMSTYLEKHTQNLKLLKQHFNLKTLNNNISQDKMHVSQYRERMTQAITNELSKLQTDLKNKIENLNNLSPTNTMLRGYAIVNKDDKVVTSTHDITENDTITLTMKDGNVDATVKKVRCNDE